The following are encoded in a window of Pseudoalteromonas sp. MM1 genomic DNA:
- a CDS encoding DUF3192 domain-containing protein, translating into MIKKFIRYLILGLGLYALIATLVITFYKDDPQAMIWQDREAFNERYIKKLSIDEAVTLNSVLDYLGSPDLTYAKRNKDQVWQIVFYRTQHQTSDGITTMDECTGLLFKNGELFLWGPSAYTTYQEKIR; encoded by the coding sequence ATGATTAAAAAGTTTATAAGATACTTAATATTAGGGTTAGGCTTGTATGCACTCATTGCGACTTTAGTGATCACCTTTTATAAAGATGACCCACAAGCAATGATATGGCAAGACCGTGAGGCCTTTAACGAACGTTACATCAAAAAGCTGTCAATTGATGAGGCAGTTACATTAAACAGTGTACTCGATTATTTAGGAAGCCCCGATTTAACCTATGCCAAACGTAATAAAGACCAAGTATGGCAGATTGTTTTTTACCGTACTCAGCACCAAACTTCAGATGGCATAACCACGATGGATGAATGCACCGGGTTATTATTTAAAAATGGTGAGTTATTTTTATGGGGCCCCAGCGCCTATACAACTTATCAGGAAAAGATCAGGTGA
- the xni gene encoding flap endonuclease Xni, whose translation MKPHLLLIDALNLIRRIYAVDANQTHHSEEQMLKASCARVAHACNKLLQSTNATHAIAVFDGDKSWRYHFYKQYKHSRAPMPNTLKSALHNFKEAIEQTGIVVFEPLNDEADDIIATLADKAAKNKINNTIVSTDKGFLPFLNDYICVYDYFKKCYLDSDSIEQRFGIEQSKLIDFWALAGDKTNDVPGVKGIGTKSAQLIVNTYQSIDSAIEDDALSSSIQKKLVEQKDMYVISKQLVTLRTDIQLGFSLKQLRLH comes from the coding sequence TTGAAACCCCATTTACTTTTAATTGATGCGCTTAATTTAATTAGGCGCATTTACGCAGTTGACGCTAACCAAACACACCATAGTGAAGAGCAGATGCTAAAGGCCAGTTGCGCGCGCGTAGCACATGCTTGCAACAAACTATTGCAGTCAACAAATGCCACTCACGCTATAGCTGTTTTTGATGGTGACAAAAGCTGGCGCTACCACTTTTATAAGCAATATAAACACTCAAGGGCACCTATGCCCAACACGCTTAAAAGCGCACTTCATAACTTTAAAGAAGCAATAGAGCAAACCGGTATTGTTGTATTTGAACCGCTCAACGATGAAGCCGACGATATTATAGCCACCCTAGCCGACAAAGCTGCGAAAAATAAGATAAACAATACCATTGTTTCTACCGATAAGGGTTTTTTACCTTTTTTGAACGACTATATTTGTGTGTACGATTATTTTAAAAAATGCTATCTAGATAGCGACAGCATTGAGCAGCGTTTTGGTATTGAGCAAAGTAAACTTATTGATTTTTGGGCCTTAGCGGGCGATAAAACTAATGATGTGCCCGGCGTTAAAGGAATAGGGACTAAATCGGCTCAGCTTATTGTAAATACCTACCAAAGCATTGATAGCGCCATAGAAGATGATGCCCTATCAAGCAGTATTCAAAAAAAGCTAGTTGAGCAAAAAGACATGTATGTTATTTCTAAACAATTAGTCACTTTACGTACAGATATACAGCTAGGTTTTAGTTTAAAGCAGCTGAGGTTGCATTAG
- a CDS encoding immune inhibitor A domain-containing protein, with product MKKIIGLGLFLCSLNLNAANTSAHDPGIINKQRIEYWLNKRADTQQTTNKPTVESYLANTARLSPLLLKPVSAMKDRFTAKQANKQLQYASTASPSNALNEVKVLAILIDFPDLKHDDNHLVDDDTDMYYENYTKEHYQQLLFNKGGFVGPNNETLSSVHDYYYDASGASLTFNGQVYGWVRADNNAKTYGERVGNTRDINAPALIKEAVEKATAQFDIDLTQYDLTDLDDIDGDGIINEPNGIIDHVMVFHSSIGEESGGGYLGVDAIWSHRYYVFDENSEPVSIAGSSVKLSGYTINPIDASIGVVAHEFGHDLGLADEYDLQSNTVGEPVSSWSIMSTGSWAGGPRGSQPVMFSAQALEYLQNRYQGNWVNQLNLTMEEVNSQPLQSLVYTSSLSQQQSQIKVSLAQQLEKFKTPVEGDFQFYSGTGNNLTQTLSQTVTLPEAATSLTLSFLAYYSIERDYDLVQVKVNQTPLVGNYTTEINPYYGDIGPYISGDSFLHADAQQPNGFLKHEFDLTQYAGQTITLSIEYVTDTNTHYYGFVADDLKITHNNTVVWQNNAEQPSTTLALNGFSRVSSYIYAKAAHYYLQLRAYRGMDAGLQTEQYSPGVLLWYSNSAYDNNNTTDHPGSGFNLVVDADQKPIYRGTSGSTLADTPIQVRDAAFSLYQQSAGLGDQDLAAISKFNDHFDYSFMQQAESGVVLTPQGFNFEIVSQHPESETAELLLSYDALQQIITTINEATISFNVAGLKLTPTDTFLWDFGDGQSSTELSPTHTYADYGTYSVTFSATGETATQTQSKQITITKPLEIENLAYQLNGATLSAQAIVSGGEPPYTMSWLIDGELVSQTENLDYQFSYSGDYTLALMVTDTQEVSVSQQQALSVNAPLQLSTRYTANNLAVQFNSSPLGGSGSYTYSWDYGDSSPLGTTQNPSHHYQGAGSYTVKLTLTDSQTNDVINSDLTVLVQAAQSESSSSGGAIGYLIALLVIGGFYRRISKNV from the coding sequence GTGAAAAAAATAATAGGGCTTGGCTTATTCCTTTGCAGCCTAAATCTTAACGCAGCAAATACCAGTGCGCATGACCCAGGTATTATTAACAAACAAAGAATAGAGTACTGGTTAAATAAACGCGCTGATACTCAACAGACCACTAACAAGCCAACGGTTGAAAGCTACTTAGCGAATACTGCGCGGCTTAGCCCTTTACTGCTAAAACCTGTTTCGGCCATGAAAGATCGCTTCACAGCTAAGCAAGCCAATAAGCAGCTGCAATATGCCAGTACGGCTAGCCCTAGCAACGCGCTGAATGAGGTTAAAGTACTGGCTATTTTAATTGATTTTCCTGATTTAAAACACGACGACAATCATCTAGTTGATGATGATACCGACATGTATTACGAAAATTATACAAAGGAGCATTACCAACAGTTACTTTTTAATAAGGGTGGGTTTGTTGGCCCAAATAATGAAACGCTTAGCAGCGTACACGATTATTACTACGACGCATCGGGTGCTAGCCTAACTTTTAATGGGCAAGTTTACGGGTGGGTTAGGGCAGATAATAATGCAAAAACCTATGGTGAACGCGTAGGCAACACACGCGATATAAATGCCCCCGCACTGATAAAAGAAGCGGTAGAAAAAGCCACAGCGCAATTTGATATTGATTTAACGCAATATGATTTAACAGATTTAGATGATATTGACGGCGATGGCATAATCAACGAGCCAAATGGCATTATCGATCATGTTATGGTTTTTCATTCAAGTATTGGTGAAGAATCTGGTGGAGGCTATTTAGGCGTTGATGCAATATGGTCTCACCGCTACTACGTATTTGATGAAAACAGTGAACCTGTCAGTATTGCCGGTAGTAGCGTTAAGTTATCGGGTTATACAATAAATCCAATCGATGCCAGCATAGGTGTGGTTGCGCATGAATTTGGTCATGACTTAGGACTAGCAGATGAATACGACTTACAATCAAATACGGTGGGTGAGCCTGTATCGTCTTGGTCAATAATGTCTACGGGTAGCTGGGCTGGTGGGCCTAGGGGCTCACAGCCGGTTATGTTTAGTGCGCAGGCGCTTGAGTATTTACAAAACAGATACCAAGGCAATTGGGTGAACCAGCTTAATTTAACCATGGAGGAAGTGAACAGCCAGCCTCTGCAGTCGCTTGTTTATACTAGCTCACTTTCTCAGCAGCAAAGCCAAATTAAAGTGAGCCTTGCGCAGCAGCTCGAAAAATTTAAAACCCCGGTAGAAGGTGATTTTCAATTTTACTCTGGTACGGGTAATAATCTAACACAGACACTTTCTCAAACTGTGACTTTACCTGAGGCGGCTACATCACTGACTCTTAGCTTTTTAGCTTACTACAGTATTGAGCGTGATTATGACCTTGTGCAAGTAAAGGTAAATCAAACCCCTTTAGTTGGTAATTATACAACCGAGATCAACCCCTATTATGGCGATATAGGCCCGTATATAAGTGGTGATTCGTTTTTACATGCAGATGCGCAGCAACCTAATGGCTTTTTAAAGCATGAGTTTGATTTAACACAATATGCAGGACAAACCATTACATTAAGTATTGAGTATGTTACCGATACAAACACACATTATTATGGCTTTGTAGCCGATGATTTAAAAATAACACACAACAATACTGTGGTTTGGCAAAATAACGCAGAGCAGCCAAGTACTACCTTAGCGTTAAATGGTTTTAGCCGCGTGAGTAGTTATATTTATGCTAAAGCAGCCCACTACTATCTGCAGCTACGCGCATACAGAGGGATGGATGCTGGCTTACAAACAGAGCAATATTCACCAGGTGTTTTATTGTGGTATAGCAATAGTGCTTATGATAACAACAACACGACTGATCACCCTGGGAGCGGTTTTAATTTAGTGGTTGATGCAGATCAAAAGCCAATTTATCGCGGTACAAGTGGCAGCACATTGGCAGATACACCTATACAAGTGCGCGACGCTGCATTTAGTTTATATCAGCAAAGTGCCGGTTTAGGCGATCAAGACTTAGCGGCAATTAGTAAGTTTAATGACCATTTTGATTACAGCTTCATGCAGCAGGCTGAATCAGGTGTGGTGTTAACACCCCAAGGATTTAACTTTGAGATAGTTAGCCAACATCCTGAAAGTGAAACTGCAGAGCTTTTACTCAGCTATGATGCGCTACAGCAAATAATCACTACAATAAACGAGGCAACTATTAGCTTTAATGTAGCAGGTTTAAAGTTAACCCCAACAGACACTTTTTTATGGGACTTTGGCGATGGGCAATCGAGCACTGAGCTAAGCCCTACTCATACCTATGCCGATTACGGCACCTATAGCGTTACATTTTCGGCAACGGGTGAGACGGCTACGCAAACACAATCTAAACAAATTACCATTACAAAGCCGCTAGAAATTGAAAATTTAGCGTATCAGTTAAACGGTGCAACGTTATCTGCTCAAGCAATCGTAAGTGGCGGGGAACCACCTTACACTATGAGTTGGCTTATAGATGGTGAGCTTGTATCGCAAACTGAAAACCTAGATTACCAATTTAGCTACTCTGGCGATTACACCCTGGCATTGATGGTAACCGATACGCAAGAGGTAAGTGTTAGCCAACAACAAGCTTTGAGTGTTAACGCACCGCTGCAATTAAGTACGCGCTATACGGCAAATAATTTAGCGGTACAATTTAATAGTTCACCATTGGGTGGATCTGGTAGTTATACGTATAGCTGGGATTATGGTGATAGTAGCCCACTAGGTACAACGCAAAACCCAAGTCATCATTATCAAGGTGCAGGGAGTTATACAGTAAAACTTACACTCACAGACAGTCAAACTAATGACGTTATAAATAGTGATCTAACAGTCTTGGTACAAGCAGCGCAAAGTGAATCTTCATCAAGTGGTGGGGCAATAGGTTATTTAATCGCGCTATTAGTGATAGGTGGTTTTTATAGGCGTATTAGCAAAAATGTTTAA
- a CDS encoding isocitrate dehydrogenase gives MAKQTITVIKGDGIGPSIIDSALEILKAAGCDFDYEFVDAGLAALEKTGELLPQETIDTIAKNKITLKGPLTTPVGEGFTSINVTLRKQFGLYANVRPVKSFVGTKARYDDIDIITIRENTQGMYSGLGQVVSEDGNEAEAKSVITREGAEKIITFAYELAVREGRKKVTAVHKANILKSTSGLFLKVAREVAERYPQIESTEMIVDATCMKLVMTPEEFDVVVTTNLFGDILSDLCAGLVGGLGMAPGANIGEDAAIFEAVHGSAPDIAGKNLANPTSVILASIQMLEHLNMGDTAERIRSAVADVIKSGDRTTRDLGGSHGTTDFTQSVIDRL, from the coding sequence ATGGCCAAACAAACCATCACAGTGATCAAAGGCGACGGCATCGGTCCGAGCATTATCGACTCAGCACTTGAAATATTAAAAGCCGCAGGTTGCGATTTTGATTATGAATTTGTTGATGCAGGCCTTGCTGCACTAGAAAAAACTGGCGAGCTACTTCCTCAAGAAACAATTGATACCATCGCTAAAAACAAAATCACGCTTAAAGGTCCATTAACGACTCCAGTAGGTGAAGGTTTTACGTCTATTAACGTAACATTACGTAAGCAGTTTGGTTTATACGCAAACGTACGCCCTGTTAAATCATTTGTTGGTACTAAAGCACGTTACGATGATATCGATATCATTACTATTCGTGAAAATACCCAAGGTATGTACTCTGGTTTAGGCCAAGTAGTAAGCGAAGACGGTAACGAAGCAGAAGCTAAATCTGTAATTACTCGCGAAGGCGCTGAGAAAATCATCACGTTTGCTTACGAGTTAGCAGTGCGTGAAGGCCGTAAAAAAGTAACCGCAGTACATAAAGCAAATATCTTAAAATCAACTTCTGGCTTATTTTTAAAAGTTGCACGTGAAGTTGCTGAGCGTTACCCGCAAATTGAATCTACTGAAATGATTGTTGACGCAACATGTATGAAGCTAGTAATGACACCAGAAGAGTTTGACGTTGTAGTAACAACTAACTTATTTGGCGACATTTTATCTGACCTTTGTGCTGGCTTAGTTGGCGGTTTAGGTATGGCACCAGGTGCAAACATTGGTGAAGATGCAGCTATTTTTGAAGCAGTACACGGTAGTGCACCAGATATTGCTGGCAAAAACCTAGCAAACCCGACTTCTGTAATTTTAGCGTCTATCCAAATGCTTGAGCACCTAAATATGGGCGACACGGCTGAGCGCATTCGCAGCGCAGTAGCTGATGTAATTAAATCTGGCGATCGCACAACACGTGACTTAGGCGGCAGCCACGGTACAACTGATTTCACTCAATCAGTAATCGACCGTTTATAA
- a CDS encoding GGDEF domain-containing protein, which produces MSENSNAVDKKLKQAIEARIAIENARKLQVDTLSNLTAKLSLSSKGLDIELDNKLAKFRSSLNKGVGFEILSPLIDDILLLLQNQEALQTAHQRELFSSVQTAGKLLQKTKGLPDDTRRTLRHLLDHEINNVQSTHDYIPILNQLINFYHHALHSKLSSTVKASSNASPRMAKKLLELANELVLEDESTEQIKQIKNAITENDNLEALLQAALNIISVVVKNISKERQSAQSFLVSLNQTLEELHSSIVSTSQHSKSMGNEFDSLNKRIKGKIKLLNEQTQSATSISSLKELVDNELKSLSKDFIAKEQLERKDRETLITSFDEINDRIGSLEGKLTKYKKRLNEQRFKSLLDSLTKLPNRAAFDERYNHELHLFNVQASDVTLVVIDVDHFKSINDRFGHTAGDITLQVIAKALQKSVRQSDFIARYGGEEFVLLMPGLSLSHAAQPLEKLRKVIKNIPFKFREKEIEITISLGATQFKKGDTPLKAFDRADDALYEAKKTGRDRLCMSK; this is translated from the coding sequence GTGTCTGAAAACTCTAACGCTGTAGATAAAAAGTTAAAGCAAGCAATTGAAGCCAGGATAGCCATTGAAAATGCGCGTAAGCTCCAAGTTGATACTTTATCAAATCTAACTGCAAAATTGTCTTTAAGCTCTAAAGGGCTTGATATTGAGCTTGATAATAAACTCGCCAAATTTAGAAGTTCGCTAAATAAAGGGGTCGGGTTTGAAATATTATCACCTTTAATTGACGATATTTTATTGTTACTACAAAACCAAGAGGCATTACAAACAGCCCATCAGCGAGAACTGTTTTCGAGCGTACAAACAGCCGGTAAGCTTTTACAAAAAACCAAAGGCTTACCAGACGATACCCGCCGCACCTTAAGGCATTTACTTGACCACGAAATTAATAATGTACAGTCTACACACGACTACATTCCGATATTAAATCAGCTTATTAACTTTTATCATCATGCTTTGCATAGCAAGCTTTCAAGTACCGTTAAAGCAAGCTCCAATGCCTCTCCTCGTATGGCTAAAAAGTTGTTAGAACTTGCTAATGAGCTAGTATTAGAGGATGAATCGACTGAACAAATTAAACAAATAAAAAATGCAATTACCGAAAACGATAATTTAGAAGCCCTGCTGCAAGCTGCATTAAATATAATAAGCGTGGTGGTCAAAAATATCAGTAAAGAGCGCCAATCGGCACAAAGTTTTTTAGTATCGCTTAACCAAACATTAGAAGAGTTGCACTCATCAATTGTATCTACTAGCCAACATTCAAAATCAATGGGTAATGAATTTGACTCATTAAACAAGCGAATTAAAGGAAAAATTAAGCTTTTAAATGAACAAACTCAATCTGCTACGTCTATTTCATCTTTAAAAGAGTTAGTTGATAATGAGCTCAAATCTTTAAGTAAAGATTTTATAGCTAAAGAGCAGCTAGAAAGAAAAGATCGTGAAACGTTAATTACAAGCTTTGATGAAATCAATGATCGCATTGGCAGTTTAGAAGGCAAACTAACCAAATATAAAAAACGCCTAAATGAGCAACGCTTTAAAAGTTTACTCGACAGCCTTACAAAATTGCCTAACAGAGCCGCCTTTGATGAGCGTTACAATCACGAGCTACACTTATTTAATGTACAAGCCTCGGATGTTACCCTAGTGGTTATTGATGTTGATCACTTTAAGTCAATTAATGATAGATTTGGTCATACTGCAGGCGATATAACTTTACAAGTTATTGCAAAAGCACTACAAAAATCTGTGCGGCAGTCTGACTTTATAGCCCGCTACGGTGGAGAAGAATTTGTTTTACTTATGCCTGGGCTTTCGTTGTCGCATGCTGCGCAACCGCTTGAAAAGCTGAGAAAAGTGATTAAAAATATTCCTTTTAAATTTAGAGAAAAAGAAATAGAAATCACCATTTCGTTGGGCGCTACACAATTTAAAAAAGGCGATACACCGCTCAAAGCATTCGACAGAGCAGATGACGCCCTCTATGAAGCAAAGAAAACAGGTCGGGATCGCCTTTGTATGAGTAAATAA
- the ppnN gene encoding nucleotide 5'-monophosphate nucleosidase PpnN produces the protein MLIQLNPTGVLDLLSQLEVDLLEQSSASERYRLFRNCALAVLNVGSHTDASNEIYDKYQDFDIRLVSRERGIKIELENPPETAFVDGEIITGIHEHIFSVIRDILFICQKYEKDLKEQKAITHMVFDMLRNAGALRVNSEPNMIVCWGGHSINEIEYKYTKQVGYELGLRGLNICTGCGPGAMKGPMKGATIGHAKQRISENRYLGLTEPSIIAAEPPNPIVNELVILPDIEKRLEAFIRTAHAIIIFPGGAGTAEELLYLLGILLHPDNEKQCLPVILTGPKESAAYFSELCKFVELTLGKEALDKFEVIIDDPALVGQKLKSAMANVRNYRKSQGDAYYFNWTLKIDNDFQQPFAPTHENMASLDLHLEQPKQQLAANLRRAFSGIVAGNVKDEGLRAIKAHGPYVLSGEPDLMKDMDKLLQAFVDQGRMKLPGSKYIPCYEIKA, from the coding sequence ATGTTAATACAGTTAAACCCGACTGGGGTTTTAGATTTACTGTCACAATTGGAAGTTGATTTATTAGAGCAATCTTCAGCCAGTGAACGTTATCGACTTTTTAGAAACTGTGCCTTAGCCGTCCTTAACGTAGGCAGCCACACAGACGCAAGTAATGAAATTTACGACAAATACCAAGACTTTGATATTCGGTTAGTCAGTCGCGAGCGCGGCATTAAAATTGAGTTAGAAAACCCTCCCGAAACCGCCTTTGTTGATGGCGAAATAATTACCGGTATTCACGAGCATATCTTCTCTGTTATTCGTGATATTTTATTTATTTGCCAAAAATACGAAAAAGATCTTAAAGAACAAAAAGCCATTACCCACATGGTGTTTGATATGCTTAGAAACGCAGGTGCATTGCGCGTTAACAGCGAACCAAACATGATTGTGTGCTGGGGTGGACACTCAATTAACGAAATAGAATACAAATATACAAAACAAGTTGGTTACGAGCTTGGTTTACGTGGTTTAAATATATGTACTGGCTGCGGCCCAGGGGCAATGAAAGGCCCGATGAAAGGTGCCACTATTGGCCATGCTAAACAACGTATTAGCGAAAACCGTTATTTGGGTTTAACCGAGCCTAGTATCATTGCTGCAGAGCCGCCAAACCCTATTGTAAATGAGCTGGTAATTTTGCCCGACATTGAAAAGCGCCTTGAAGCATTTATTAGGACGGCGCATGCAATTATTATATTTCCAGGTGGTGCCGGTACCGCAGAAGAATTACTTTATTTATTAGGTATTTTGCTGCACCCAGATAATGAAAAACAGTGTTTGCCTGTTATTTTAACCGGCCCTAAAGAAAGCGCAGCGTACTTTAGCGAGTTATGTAAGTTTGTAGAGCTGACATTAGGCAAAGAAGCCCTTGATAAATTTGAAGTAATCATTGATGATCCTGCCTTAGTAGGGCAAAAATTAAAATCAGCTATGGCAAATGTACGTAATTACCGTAAAAGCCAAGGAGATGCCTACTACTTTAACTGGACGCTTAAAATCGATAACGACTTTCAGCAACCTTTTGCACCTACGCACGAAAACATGGCAAGTTTAGATTTGCACCTAGAGCAGCCTAAGCAGCAATTAGCGGCTAACCTACGTAGAGCATTTTCGGGTATTGTTGCAGGCAATGTTAAAGATGAAGGCCTACGCGCTATAAAAGCGCATGGACCCTATGTGTTAAGTGGTGAGCCTGATTTAATGAAAGATATGGATAAACTATTACAAGCATTTGTAGACCAAGGTCGGATGAAGTTGCCCGGTAGTAAGTATATCCCTTGTTATGAAATAAAAGCATGA
- a CDS encoding M61 family metallopeptidase: MKKRFVLSILAAFCAAPALADVNYSLSITEPQHHLGNVSVEFPKSAQSHIDVKLPAWRTGRYEILNLANGVRYFAARDDNGKALKWEKINHSTWRVHLAEPTQVNIDYQVYANELGKRARHIDDSHAFIDASGFFMFSESFRQEPVTVDLKVPKAWRSVSGMENASNKHSFKAADYDVLVDSPIETGINKLHKFEVDGRQYELVIWGEGNYDEQLMLTDLKKLVTTGNVIWDSYPYERYVFMVHATSGAGGATEHLNSTIIQRPRDRFGSREDYLGFISTAAHEFIHTWNVKAYRPQGLVPYDYTDMNYSKLLWIAEGSTSYFEDHLLVRSGIETTDEFFKVMSKTINRHLQTPGREVQSASETSFDKWINQGGDHARNYSTNIYLEGSLLSMLLDIHLLETTQAKVNYRQVHNALYNKHALPQGFTEQDVLTILKELTGEDYTTWWHNNVSTPANIDFDALLAKVGLKLTRPESAKPLASIDASAKNSGELLTLTHVRRGGAAWQAGLTTDDKIVAVNKQHVGKDLKSSLEVFKAGEKVTIDFIRRDELQSTSLVLSQDYDKPKKVVADKHATLSQRALFKAWMGVEHPINVQAD, translated from the coding sequence ATGAAAAAGCGTTTTGTCTTGTCAATTTTAGCTGCCTTTTGCGCAGCCCCTGCATTAGCCGATGTAAATTATTCTTTAAGTATTACTGAGCCACAACATCATTTAGGTAATGTGAGTGTGGAGTTTCCAAAGTCTGCACAATCGCATATCGATGTTAAATTGCCTGCATGGCGCACTGGGCGCTACGAAATATTAAATTTAGCCAATGGGGTACGTTACTTTGCGGCCAGAGACGATAATGGCAAAGCATTAAAATGGGAAAAAATTAACCACAGTACATGGCGAGTGCACTTAGCAGAGCCAACACAAGTGAATATTGATTACCAAGTATATGCAAACGAGTTAGGTAAACGAGCACGCCACATAGACGATAGCCATGCCTTTATTGATGCATCTGGCTTTTTTATGTTTAGTGAGTCATTTCGCCAAGAACCGGTTACCGTAGATTTAAAGGTGCCTAAAGCGTGGCGCTCTGTATCTGGCATGGAAAATGCGAGCAATAAACACAGTTTTAAAGCCGCAGATTACGATGTATTGGTAGACTCACCAATAGAAACAGGAATTAATAAACTTCATAAATTTGAAGTAGATGGCCGCCAATACGAGTTAGTTATATGGGGCGAAGGCAACTACGATGAGCAGCTAATGCTGACTGATTTAAAAAAATTAGTGACCACAGGTAATGTTATTTGGGATAGTTACCCGTATGAGCGTTATGTATTTATGGTGCATGCAACGTCGGGTGCCGGCGGGGCAACTGAGCATTTAAATTCAACCATTATTCAGCGCCCACGCGATCGTTTTGGTAGCCGCGAAGACTACTTAGGCTTTATAAGTACTGCCGCGCATGAGTTTATTCATACGTGGAATGTAAAAGCGTATCGTCCTCAAGGTTTAGTCCCTTACGACTACACAGATATGAACTACTCAAAATTACTGTGGATTGCCGAAGGTTCTACAAGTTATTTTGAAGATCATTTATTAGTGCGCTCAGGCATAGAAACCACCGATGAGTTTTTTAAAGTGATGAGCAAAACAATTAATCGCCACTTACAAACACCAGGTCGAGAAGTACAAAGTGCCAGTGAAACAAGCTTTGATAAATGGATCAATCAAGGCGGCGACCACGCGCGTAATTACAGCACCAATATATATTTAGAAGGCTCGTTGCTTTCTATGTTGCTAGATATTCATTTATTAGAAACAACCCAAGCAAAAGTTAACTACCGCCAAGTACACAATGCGTTATATAACAAACATGCGCTACCACAAGGTTTTACTGAGCAAGATGTACTTACAATATTAAAAGAGCTAACAGGCGAAGACTACACAACATGGTGGCACAATAACGTAAGCACCCCAGCAAATATAGATTTTGATGCTTTATTAGCTAAAGTAGGCTTAAAGCTTACCCGCCCCGAGAGCGCTAAGCCATTAGCAAGTATTGATGCCAGTGCAAAAAATAGCGGTGAGTTATTAACACTCACCCACGTTCGCAGAGGTGGAGCAGCATGGCAGGCGGGTCTAACAACAGACGATAAAATTGTGGCAGTTAACAAGCAGCATGTTGGAAAAGATTTAAAATCGAGCTTAGAAGTATTTAAAGCGGGTGAAAAAGTCACTATCGATTTTATTCGTCGGGATGAGCTTCAATCAACTAGCCTCGTTTTATCGCAAGATTATGATAAACCTAAAAAGGTGGTTGCTGATAAACATGCAACTTTATCTCAACGCGCCTTATTTAAAGCATGGATGGGGGTAGAGCACCCTATTAATGTTCAAGCTGATTAA